A region of the Candidatus Eisenbacteria bacterium genome:
TTTCCCATCCGGAAACCATTTCGGGTCGAGGACGCCGAGCGGAAGATCGGTCAGGCGCTCGGCCTCCCCCCCGTCGAGCGGCATGATGTGGAGCTGCGGCTTCTCCTCCCCCCGGACCCGCGTGAAGGAGATCCACTGGCCGTCCGGAGACACGGAGGGATCGGAGCTGGCGTACTCCTCCGAGGTGAGCGGGCGCTGCTCGGCCCCGTCCGTGGGAACCAGCCACAGGCGGGGCTTCCCCTTGTTGGCCTCGACATCGAAGGTCGTGACGGAAACGATGATCCCGTCGCCGTCCGGCGTTGGTTGCGGCGCGCCCACGCGGGCGATCTTCCAAAGATCCTCGGGGGTGAGCCTGTGCTTGGCCGGATTGCCGGCGGGGTAGAGGAGGGTGGTCTGGCTGTCGGCGACGTGCACATGACCTCCGGCGGGGACCGGGAGCCCCGAATGCGGGGAGAGGTTCAAGACACTCGGAATCCCTTACTCTAGCGCGGTCGCTTGCACAATTCCAGCCCGCACTTCACCAGACTGGACCAAGTGGATCCGAGCCTGGGCCAGCTCGCGAAGGGCTTCGGTGCCCGTCTGCCGGTCCACCGGGCGCGTGGCGTCCACGATCACGAAGACCAGGGCCTCGGGCAGGAGACGGCGCGCGTCGAGCGAGCTCCACCGGACGCAATAATCCAGGGCCAGGCCGGCCAGGTAGATCCGGGTGACTTCGCGCGCGCGCAAGTAACCGTCGAGGCCCGTCGGGTTTCGACCGGCGTTGTCCGAGAACCCGGAGTAGCTGTCGACCAGGGGGTCGTATCCCTTCCGGATCACGGCCTGGATTCGCGTCTGGTCCAGGCCCGGATGCAGCTCCGC
Encoded here:
- the pncA gene encoding bifunctional nicotinamidase/pyrazinamidase; the protein is MSENSALVVVDVQNGFISEADELPVPGGAEVVPIINALMPLFAIRVATQDWHPKDHLSFASQHPGKKPFDRGVLGGLPQTFWPDHCVQGTRGAELHPGLDQTRIQAVIRKGYDPLVDSYSGFSDNAGRNPTGLDGYLRAREVTRIYLAGLALDYCVRWSSLDARRLLPEALVFVIVDATRPVDRQTGTEALRELAQARIHLVQSGEVRAGIVQATALE